A window of Spirochaetae bacterium HGW-Spirochaetae-1 genomic DNA:
AGCAGTGTGTGGAGAAATTTCTCTGGTTTGAAGAGGCATACCGTAAAAGGCTGGCCCTGTATTTTTAAAGAAATATACCGTGGGGTCAGAGCCTTTGATTAGTAAATGACTGCCGGGAAAGATTCCTGCTTTGAATAAGATATATCGGCTGAAAAAATCGAAGGAATATGCAGGAATGCAATTGTGGTTCAACCGGCATTATCAGCGGTGAGTTATATGGTGCTTCAGTTTAAGGAGCCAGAGTGCAATTCTGGTGGCCATATCCTGTTTCTCGCCATGCGAATCTGAACCATTATCTGATGCAATATCAGTGTTATTGAGATCTATCATTTTCGCATCGGGCCCGTACATACCGGAGAACATTTTTAATACATTTTTTTTCACCATGCCCCGCAGCGGTATATTGGCGATGAGACCATACATGGCTGCGCCTCCTTCATGGGCCAGGTGAGGATTTTTCTTTACATGGACCACTGAGGCTTTAAGGTCTTTCAGATATTGCTTTACTACCTCAAGATGCAGTGGCGTCACCATGGCATGCAGGGCTGCCGGGCGCTGGAGCCGGTCGATCTGCCATCCCCGTTTTTCCATCTGGTCACCCACGGCATAAATGTTTACATCTCCGCTGATTGAGCAGTATGAGAACAGGCTCGTCAAAGGCTTGCCGATCACCTCCAGTTCCGGTATGGAGTTTATGCCATTCATGAGTCCCTGTGTTGCTTTGAGTGTATCAGCGGCGATTTTCATGTAACCGTTTTGGCCGATGGACTGGATTGCTGCCCATGCTGCCGCATAGGCGCCGCCGGGCCTTGTTCCCAACAGTGCCGGCGAGGCGAATATCCCGCCAGGCCAGTTTTCAAAGACGAAGAACTGGTAAGTCATGATATCGAGGCTCCGATAAAGAATAGTGGATGCACCTTTGGCGGCGAAACCATATTTGTGGGTGTCGGCAGAAATGGATGTAACTCCTGGCACGCGAAAATCCCAGAGGGGAAGTTTGTGGCCCAATTTCTCGATAAAGGGAAGGAGATATCCTCCCACACAGGCATCAACATGGAGGGGGATATTTTTCGCCAGGGACAGAGCCCCCAGTTTTTCTATAGGATCAATGATGCCATGAGGATATTCGGGAGCCGACCCCAGGATCATAATAGTGCGTCGGTTGATGAGCTTTTCAACGGCCTTTACATCGACCTGCCAGTTGTCATCCAGGGGAGCATGAACTGCTTTTACATTAAAATATTCTGCCGCCTTTTCCCATGCCACATGAGCCGTTACGGGAAGAATCATCTCGGGTTTA
This region includes:
- a CDS encoding aspartate aminotransferase family protein, whose product is MIPEKGRKRKDILKDLESFATTDPAYKQLRTWSLVYYLGEEHSGLLMDAYGKFLSANGLNPAVFKSLKKIETEVVRMTANMLHGDRNVCGVMTSGGTESCLLAVKTYRDLARAKKPWIRKPEMILPVTAHVAWEKAAEYFNVKAVHAPLDDNWQVDVKAVEKLINRRTIMILGSAPEYPHGIIDPIEKLGALSLAKNIPLHVDACVGGYLLPFIEKLGHKLPLWDFRVPGVTSISADTHKYGFAAKGASTILYRSLDIMTYQFFVFENWPGGIFASPALLGTRPGGAYAAAWAAIQSIGQNGYMKIAADTLKATQGLMNGINSIPELEVIGKPLTSLFSYCSISGDVNIYAVGDQMEKRGWQIDRLQRPAALHAMVTPLHLEVVKQYLKDLKASVVHVKKNPHLAHEGGAAMYGLIANIPLRGMVKKNVLKMFSGMYGPDAKMIDLNNTDIASDNGSDSHGEKQDMATRIALWLLKLKHHITHR